The Streptomyces sp. NBC_01268 genome segment GGCCGGGTCCGGGAGGGCGGCGGGCGCGCCGTTGAGCCGGGGCGCGATGTGGGCCCGGGCCGCGGCCCGGAAGCGGCGCAGGATCTCCTCGCCCGCCGCCACGCCCCGCTCGGGCAGGGCCTCCACGTGCGGTGCCGTCCAGTCGGCGTCGGCGAGTTCGCCGTGGCCCGGGCGCCAGCCGCGGTCGGCGGCGAGCAGGAGGTCGGCGTCGAGGAGCGAGTCGCCGGCGCCGAGCGTGAGGGTGGCGCCGGTGCGGCGGGCGACCTCGCGGACGGCGGCGCTCTTGGTGAGCGGCCGGGGCACGGCGTACACCTTGCGGCCCTGGAGCGAGACGGTCCAGCCGCGCTCGCCCGCCCACTCGGTGAAGCGGGCGAGCCACTCCTCGGGCAGCCGCTCCCGTTCGACGACGAGGTAGGCGAACAGGTCCTCGGCGACCCGGTGCTTGCGCACCCAGGACAGGTCGGTGGTGGCGGTGAAGTAGGCGCGGACCTCGGCGAGCGGGGCGCAGGACTCGGTGACCCGGCGGAGTACCTCGGCGTGCCAGTCGGGGTCGGAGACGCCGTCGACCAGCAGGTGCCCGCCGTTGGCGCAGATCGCGTACTTCGGCTGGGTGTCGCCGGGCAGCCGGATCCGCTGGTACTGCTTGCGGGTGCGGGTCGTGGTGGGGACGAAGACCGTCTCGGCGGCCAGCGCGCGCAGTTCGTCGGCGGCGCTCTCGGTCACGTACGAGAGCGGCTTGGACTCGTGGACCTCCACGCACAGGAGCCGGGGCGCCTGGGCGTCGGGCATGCCCAGGGAGAGGGCGGCCGTGGAGTAGATGAGGGTGCGGTCGAGGTCGCTGGCGACCAGGACGGTGGGCGTGGACGCGGCCCCGGTGGGCTTCGGAATCGCGTTCATCGGGACACCACCGCCGTGCCGTCGGCGCCGGTCGCCCCGCGCGTGTACTGGGGGTGGATCAGTCCGACGCAGCTGTACGGCAGGTCGTCGACCTCCTCGACCGGCACGCCCCGCTGTTCGGCGAGCAGCCGTACGTGGGCCAGGTCGGCGCCCGCGCCCCGCTTGGCCAGGATCTTCCAGGGGACCCGGCGCAGCAGCACCCGGGTGGTCTCGCCGACGCCCGGCTTGACCAGGTTGACGTCGTGGATGCCGTACTCCTCGCTGATCCGCTCGACGGCGCTCCAGCCCTCCCAGGTGGGGGTGCGGTCGGTGGCGAGCAGCTTGGCGACGTCCTCGTCGACGTCGGCGGCGACCTCGTCGAAGCGGGCGGCGACGGCGTCGAGGAAGGCGCCGGAGACGTCCGCGCCGGCCAGTTCGCGGTAGAACTTGGCGCCGTGGAAGTCGTGCGGGCCGACCAGGTCGGAGCGCAGGACCGTGCGCGAGATCAGGCCGGAGACGGTGGAGTTGAGGCAGGCGGAGGGGATGAGGAAGTCCTCGCGGGTGCCGTAGACGCG includes the following:
- a CDS encoding HAD family hydrolase; amino-acid sequence: MNAIPKPTGAASTPTVLVASDLDRTLIYSTAALSLGMPDAQAPRLLCVEVHESKPLSYVTESAADELRALAAETVFVPTTTRTRKQYQRIRLPGDTQPKYAICANGGHLLVDGVSDPDWHAEVLRRVTESCAPLAEVRAYFTATTDLSWVRKHRVAEDLFAYLVVERERLPEEWLARFTEWAGERGWTVSLQGRKVYAVPRPLTKSAAVREVARRTGATLTLGAGDSLLDADLLLAADRGWRPGHGELADADWTAPHVEALPERGVAAGEEILRRFRAAARAHIAPRLNGAPAALPDPA